TCGCGCATTTCCTGGGCCAGCTGCTCCAATTGCGCTTCCGTCAGTTGGACGAGATCGTGCGGCGAATGAATGCTGGAGAGCAACGTGTTCATGGTAGATCCGTCGGTTTGGGAAAGGCTTTGGGCGGCGCAACTTTCGTTTGAAATTCGAGTTTTGAATTCCAAGATACGCGAATTTGCTTCACCGGTTCCTTTCCAGCACGTAGCGCGCCAGGACTTCCAGTCCGGCGCGTTTTTCTCCTAGTGGCGCCAGCGCCGCGCAGGCCTCGTCAGTGAGCCGCAATGCGCGTTGCCGGCTTTCTTCAATTCCCAGTAGGCCGGGGAATGTTAATTTGCCGTGTTGCGAATCTTTACCAACCCGCTTGCCGAGGTCTGCTTCGCTTCCCTCGACGTCGAGCAAATCATCCGCAATTTGAAACACCAAGCCAATTTTGCGCCCGAAGCGATCCAGCGCCGCCTGCTGGGCTTCGTCGGCGCCGGCGACATATCCGCCTAACCGCACCGACGCCAGAAACAACGCGCCGGTTTTACGTCGATGAATGTTTTCCAGCGCGGTCACATCGCCGGGCAGATGTTCCAGGGTCAGGTCATCGGTCTGCCCGCCAACCAGCGCAGTGGCCCCGGCAGCCTCTGCCAAAGCGGCGCAGCACTTCGCGGCGACAGCCGATCGTGAAATCTCGGCAGCCAAAACTTCAAATGCTTGCGCCAAGAGGGCATCGCCGGCCAGAATTGCCACGGCTTCGCCGTGCGCTTTGTGGCAGGTTGG
This Pirellulales bacterium DNA region includes the following protein-coding sequences:
- a CDS encoding farnesyl diphosphate synthase is translated as MLCSSALLMEQMAAARQTVDAALDRYSDYSADCPVRLREAIRYSLLAPGKRLRPTLVLFAAEACGSSWEAALPAACAVEMVHAYSLIHDDLPAIDNDDLRRGRPTCHKAHGEAVAILAGDALLAQAFEVLAAEISRSAVAAKCCAALAEAAGATALVGGQTDDLTLEHLPGDVTALENIHRRKTGALFLASVRLGGYVAGADEAQQAALDRFGRKIGLVFQIADDLLDVEGSEADLGKRVGKDSQHGKLTFPGLLGIEESRQRALRLTDEACAALAPLGEKRAGLEVLARYVLERNR